Proteins from one Streptosporangium becharense genomic window:
- a CDS encoding TetR/AcrR family transcriptional regulator, with amino-acid sequence MTSGDGDRRETILRVATRLFAALGYDATTTSQIVEATGLSADALREEFGSRRELYLAVMERAYLAERASLEAALRGGSAATPEQTALMVHRIVDHYIDFCLAWPEVPALWLHRWLSDASDLTSVERDYVRPLLEMGGDAVGPAVSAGHIAPDADLDLLFAAMIWCVHGFMLGGVLGADDRRHGADDPEMLRRFRGWLHRTLHRAAGLPGPPPS; translated from the coding sequence ATGACTTCCGGCGACGGCGACCGGCGCGAGACGATACTCCGGGTCGCGACCCGGCTGTTCGCCGCGCTGGGGTACGACGCGACGACCACCAGTCAGATCGTCGAGGCGACCGGGCTGAGCGCCGACGCCCTGCGGGAGGAGTTCGGCAGCCGGCGGGAGCTGTACCTGGCGGTGATGGAACGCGCCTACCTGGCGGAGCGGGCGTCGCTGGAGGCGGCACTGCGGGGAGGGTCCGCGGCGACTCCGGAGCAGACGGCGCTGATGGTGCACCGGATCGTCGACCACTACATCGACTTCTGCCTCGCCTGGCCCGAGGTGCCCGCGCTCTGGCTGCACCGGTGGCTCTCCGACGCCAGCGACCTCACCTCCGTGGAACGCGACTACGTCCGGCCGCTGCTCGAAATGGGCGGCGACGCCGTCGGACCCGCGGTGTCCGCCGGGCACATCGCCCCAGACGCGGACCTGGACCTGCTGTTCGCGGCGATGATCTGGTGCGTGCACGGCTTCATGCTCGGCGGGGTGCTCGGCGCGGACGACAGGCGCCACGGCGCCGACGACCCCGAGATGCTGCGGCGGTTCCGCGGCTGGCTGCACCGGACGCTCCACCGCGCCGCGGGCCTGCCCGGTCCGCCTCCTTCCTGA